The Rhodothermus profundi genomic sequence GATAAACCGGTCGTCCAGTTCGATGACCTGGCTGATGTCGCCTTCGTCTGCGTCGGCGAGGAAGTTCAGGATGGCTCGGCTCTGACCAATTCCGGGCAGAAATTGCTGTCCTTCCTCAATGCGCATTTCCTGCACCTGCAATCCCATGCGTTGGGCTTCGCCCTCAAAGTCGCCGGAGTCTTCTGCAAAGTATGCCAGGTCTTCCATGCGTTCCTGGATACGGTTCAGCGTAGCCAGGGAGGGGGTCAGGCGCATGGCCAGGTCAGCGATCTGCACCTCCAGGTTAGAGCGGCCGGTTACTTCAATCAGGTGGTAGCCGAAGCGCGTGGCAACAGGTCCGACGACGCGGCCGATCGGCGCTGAGAAAGCCGCTTTTTCGAAGGGTTCGACCATGCGGCCGCGTCCGAACCAGCCGAGATCGCCTCCGCGGCGAGCGCTTCCAGGGTCGTCGGAGTGCTCACGGGCCAGGGTGGCAAAGTCGGCTCCTTGTTCGAGTTGGCGTTTCAGTGCCAGGGCTTCCTGGCGGGCCTGGCGGCGAGCTTCCGGGTCATCTTCGGGGGCGCGGATCAGGATGTGCCGGGCGCGGATGACGGTTTCCGAGGCGGGGCGTACGGCCCGAATTTTAATCAGGTGCGCCAGGCCGCCGGCGATCACCGGTCCTACAACCTTGCCCGGTTGGGGGTCGTCAAAGATTACGTCGCCCAGCGCTGGGTCTAGTTCGTCCCGGCGGAAGAAAGCATCGGTGAAGGGCCGTTCTGAAGCATAGCGGGCCAGGAAGAGCGAGTCGTTTTCGGCCTGGGCAAAGCGTTCTTTGAGGTGAGTTAGTTCTTCGAGCACCTGCAGGGTGTCTTCAGCGGTGGGATTCTTGGGCAGGGTAACGTAGGCGACCCGATAGGTGCGGTTGCGTTTGAAGTCCTCCCGATGCTGGTTGTAGTAGCGGCGCAGGTCGCTTTCGGTAACCGAGACGGAATCGTCTGGCACTTCTGCGTAGCGGAGTGCGACGTAGCGTGCGTCCGCCCGCAGCGTGCGTCGGCGGTACGTTTCTTCCACTTCCTGATCAGAGACGCGTACGGTAGCGAGCAGGAGCTGCTCCAGTTTCTGCCGAGCGCGCTCGGCGCGCAGGAATTCTTCGAGTCGAATCCAGTCTTCACGGGCTGCCGGGTTGTCGATAAAGTTTTGCAGGAGCGCCCGGTTGACGTTACCGTTTTCGTCGCCGAAGTAGGCTTTAATAATGGGATGGGGGTTATCGCCCAGGACCATCTGTACGACTTCGTCATCGGTCACCGTAATGCCCAGACGTTCCATAGCCTGCTGGCGCAGGCGGTCTTCGACGAGCGCATTGAAGACCTGTTCGCGAATCAGGTCGCTCATCTGCGGGGTAGGCGATTCGCCCGTCTGTTGCTGATAAGCCTGCATCTGGGCTTCGATTGCCCGGACGTATTCCTGGTACGAAATGGGGTCCCCGTTCACTTCGGCGATGGTGTCGCCGGTGCGTCCGACGACATCGAAGGCGCCCGAATCCTGCAGCACCCAGATAATGCCAAAGGAGATCACCAGAATCCACAGAATGACTCCGGTGTTCTCCCGGAGTTTATTCATGACACCCATGCGCGCAACGCTGTTTGGTTGGCTTCCACACAAAAAACAAGTGGAAATTAACAAAAATAAGGGCGCAGCCCAAGTATAAAAATGTGGCTACGCCGGTGTTGTGTAAAACGGTCCCTGTGCAGATTTGTTCGGCCTTTCAGGCTACGCGGGAGCGAGCGCGTTGCAGTTCGGTGCGCAGCGTCAGCAGCGTTTTCCCCAGGATTTGAGAGATGCGGGCTTCGGTAAGGCCCAGTAGTTGGGCGATTTCGCGAAGCGTCAGATTTTCGTAGTAGTAGAGCGCCAGAATGTTTTGCTCGCGTTCCGGGAGTCGTTGGATCAGTTTGGAGATGTACTCAATGAGAGAGGCCCGGTCGATAGCCTCGAATTGTTTTTCGGCGTCTTCGTTGGGGATGGTTTCGAGGACGCTCTGGTCGCCATCCTCGCCGATGGTGTCTTGGAGGGAGAGGGCAAAGCGTCGCTGGGCGTCGGTAAGCAGGGTATGATATTCTTGTAGTGAGATGCCCAGGTAGTCGGCTACGTCCTGGTCGTCGGGTTCTCCGCCGAGCGTCTGGCGGAGCGTGTCGATGGCCTGTTGCAGTTCGGCAAGTTTACGCCGACGCTCGCGGGGCAGGGCATCGATAGAGCGGAGGTAATCGACCAGCGCGCCTCGGATGCGGCCGTAGGCGTACGAAACGAAGGGGGTGCCACGCTGGGGATCATAGCTGTCGAGCGCCTGGAGTAGGCCCATAAGGCCCACATTTTCCAGATCCTCCCGGGTGACCAGCGGATGGTCGGGTACGCTCAGGCGTCCGACCAGCGAGCGGACCAGTGGGACGGCCGCTAGCACCACGGCCTCTCGGTTGGCCGGTGAGGGGTCGGCTGCATACTGCTCGACAAGTCGTTGCAGGTCGTAACCCATGGCTCAGCCCCGATCAGAAGGCGGGACAGACTTCAGGCCGCAGCCGGTGCGGTCATCTGGGGGGAGTGTTCGCGCTGGTCGGTGTCCGATTTATGGGCAGTGGTTTCCTGGGGCGGCTCGGAGGCATCGGACTTTTGCCGGGGCGGGGCCAGCGTCAGGATCCATCGGATGGCTACATATCCGAGGTGCAGCACAAAGAAAGCGCCCAGTCCCGTTAGCACGGCCGTCAGCAGGGCGCGATCCAGGGGTGCAAATTGCCAGAGTTGGAGGAAAAGCACAAACACGCTCAGAAGACCGCTAATGTAGGTAAGCAGGCTCTGCATGGCCCTTAACGATTGAAGCTCTTCTTTCAGCGACTCCCTGCCCTGTTAAACAAGATGCATGCCATGATGGGAGCTACGAGGCGTGGCAAGAGGCTGGCTGGGCGATAGCGCCACGCACAAGTGCTTCTGCCAGGCGTTGAAAGGCGTTGCGTACCGGTCCGGGGGTCTGGACGGCCGGTTGCTGTCGATGCACGCTTTGCCGCACCTGTGCGGAAAAAGGTACCCATCCCAGGTACATGGGTTGGTGGTGTAGAAAATGCTGCGTAAGCTGAGCAAAACGACCCGCTACGCTTCGCGCTTCGGCCTCAGTGTCCGCGAAGTTCACCAGGCAGCCCAGTGGATAGTGCGGGGCTCGTTGCCAGAGCAGTTTGCAGAGGCGATAGGCGTCGGCGATAGCAGTGGGTTCACCCACAATGATCAGCAGGCCCAGGTGGGCGCGGTCGAGCGCCCAGCGTACCGGGCCTTCGGTGCCGGCCGGTGCGTCGATGAGCACAAACGTATGCGAGTGTTGCAGCTCTTTGAGCAGCCAGTCGAGCGTTTGATACAGGGCTTCGTGGTGGCCGTCGGCCTGGCCGGGTTCGGCGACGGCCTGAACAAGCGTAAAGCCTGATCGGGTTGGATGCAGCACTTCGTCCAGTTCGACCCGTCCCCGTGCCAGGTCGAGTGCGCTGGCGGGCGGCGTTTCGTTCAGCAGAATGCCACAGGCACCCTGGCCAAAGTCGGCGTCAATCAGGGCGACGCGCTCGCCTAGAACGGCTAATGTTTCGGCCAGGTTGACGGCTGTAATGCTTTTTCCCACGCCGCCTTTGCCGCTGACGATGGCAACAACGGTGGAACGACGTTTCATAGGTCTTTACGTCAAAGCCGGAGCAAGTATTCGATAAACGCAGCCGGAGAGAATCCCTCAAGGCTGTCAGGTACGCGAACGCCGCGTGACACGCAGACGACTGGACAGGCAAGGGCGACCAGCCAGTCGTAGAGCCGTCCAGGTCGGCGCACCTCATCCAGATGGGTTAGCACCAGGGCGTCGGGTGCTAAGGGCAACCGCCGAACCCATTGGGGGGGAATGTCTTCCAGGTTGCACGTGGCATTCAGGCAGAACAGCACCTGGAGCGGAAGGACTGCCCCAAGCAACTGGCGCAGGTGCAGGAGCAACCGGCGGGCAGGAGCTTCCTGAAGGGGAAGCGGAGGCGTATCGATGAGAATCTGATCGAAGCTCTGCACGCGGCGAAGCGCTGCTGTCATCTCCCGGGGGGTCGCGACCGTTTGCACCGGTAGCTCAAAGCGCCGGTACAGCTCGACCGGGCTCAAGTAGGGTTGGGAATCAGCCTCTTCAGGCAGGAGCACAAGCACCGCTGTGGTGCGCCGCCCGAAAAAGCTGGCATGTCGGGCCAGCTTGAGCAGCAGGGTGGTTTTTCCCGCACCCGCCGGACCGATAACAACCTGGGTGCCCTGCAGGGGGCGCGGGGCGGTGGGGGCTAGCTGCCGGCGCATTTCGCGAGCCAGTGCCCAGCGCAACTGTTCGTCCGGTTGTTCTGGATCAAAACCCTGGGCGACCAGGCGGTCGAACAACCGGATAACGGTGGAAGGGCGCAGCCCCTGGCGTAGCAGTTCGCTTGCCAGTGGATGACCCAGCCAGCGGTGGGAGGCGCCTACCAGCGCGCCGCCTAATTGCTGCTCCAGCCGCGCCAGGCGACGGTGTAGACGTTCAATTTGGTCAGTCAGGTGGGCGGGAATGGTTGGCGGTGCAGGGGAAGATTTGGCGGGGGCGGTCGGAAAGAGTTGCCCGCGTCGGCTCGCGGAGGTCGGGCCTGTGCGGACAGGAGGTGTGCTGCCGTTGCCCTGCTCGGTGGTAAGCACCGTCGTATCGGACGCTGCTGTTGCAGAGGAGTGGACTGCGGCATGGGCCGTCTTGCGAGCGAGCTGTTGGGCTCCAGCATAGCCAAAGGGTAGTCGTTCGGGCTGCTGCGGCTCATCGACCATGATGGTGATGCGTGCCGGCTGGTCGCCTTGCGCTGGCACGGACTCCAGCAGCACGACGTCATCGCCGAAGCGGCGTCGCGCTTCCAGGAGGGCTGCCTGAATACTGGGAGCGGTAAGCGTGTGTAGTTTCATGACACAGGTGAGCTAGGCTCACGGAAGCCGCAACTGATCGACAACCTCCACTCGGGCGTCTGGAAGGAGGTCGTTGTAGGAAAGCACGTTCAAGTCCGGTATAGAAGGTGCCAGGAAGTTGTAGAGCACCGGACGAAGCACCGGCGAAGTAAGCAGCACCGGTGGATGTCCTTCGCTCAGTAGCCGTTTGGTGAGCCGCTCTGCTTCCTTCAGAAAGCGTTCGCTTTGCTGCGGCTCCAGTCCCAGCGTGCTGGGATGCAACTCCCCGGCCTCTGCTTGTTGCAGCAAGTGGCGTTCCAATACAGGATCCAGTACAAAGGCATAGATGGCGCCGTCAGACGACATAAACTGACGGGTGATCGTTGGAGCCAGCGCGTGACGCACGTATTCGGTCAGCACGTCGATGTTTTTGGTGTTCGGGGCGTGGTCGGCCAGCGCTTCCAGAATAGAGACCAGGTCTCGGATCGGAATACGCTCACGCAGCAGCCGCTTGAGAACCTTCTGAATAGCACCGATGCTGAGCAAATTGGGCGTAAGCTCCTCGATCAGTGCCGGATGGGTTTCTTTGACTTTGTCCAGCAGTTTTTTGACTTCCTGGCGGTCGAGGAGCTGGTGCGCGTGCTTGCGCAGCACTTCGAGCAGGTGGGTCGTGATAACAGCCGGGGCTTCGACCACGGTCAGCCCCATTCGTTCGGCATCGGGCAGGTTGCGCTCGGCAACCCAGAGGGCGGGTAGGCCAAAGGTGGGGTCTTTGGTGCGCAGGCCTGGCGGGGTCTCTTCCAGTCCTTCGGGTAGCAGCGCCAGGTAGTAGCCGGGAAGCACCTCTCCTTCGGCGACGGGATTGCCTCGAATCTTGATGACGTACCGGTTAGCGCCCAGGGCCATGTTGTCGCGGATGCGCACGGGCGGAATCACAATGCCCAGTTCCAGCGCGAGTTGCTGGCGGAGCACCTTGATGCGGTCGAGCAGATCGCCGTGCTGGTTTGGGTCGACCAGCGGGATCAAGCCGTAGCCAATTTCCAACTCCAGCGGATCCACCATGAGGAGCTGACTGGGGTCTTCGCTTGGCTGTGGGGAAGGTTCGGAGGGTTCGGGCTGGGCAGGTTTTTCCTGGGCGCGGCGTTCAAACTGACGTCGCTGGTAGCCCAGCAGCAGCGTCGTGCCGGCCAGCAGCCAGAACGGGACCAGGGGAAGACCCGGCACCAGCCCCAGCAGCGCCAGAAAGCTGCCAGTAATCAGGAGCGGATAGGAGCGGCCAAAAAGCTGGCCTTTAAACTCTTCAGCCAGGTTGGCCTCGCCGCTGGCGCGCGAGACGATAATACCGGCAGCCGTTGAAATGAGCAGAGCGGGAATCTGCGAGACCAGGCCATCGCCGATCGAGAGAAGCACGAAATTCTGGGCGGCTTCGGCGGCCGACATCCCATGTTGAAACACGCCGATAAGAAACCCGCCGATGATGTTAACGGCTGTGATGACCAGACCGGCAATAGCATCCCCGCGCACGAACTTGCTGGCGCCGTCCATAGCGCCGTAGAAGTCGGCTTCGCGGGCAATTTCTTCGCGTCGCCTGCGTGCTTCATCCTCGTCGATTAGCCCTGCATTCAGGTCGGCGTCGATGGCCATTTGCTTGCCAGGCAGGGCGTCCAGCGTGAAGCGGGCGGCAACTTCAGCGATGCGGCCCGAGCCCTTGGTAATCACGACAAAGTTGATGATCACCAGCACGATGAAAATGATTGCGCCTACCACGTAGTTGCCGGCTACTACGAACTGGCCAAAGGCGCTGATAAGAGCCCCTGCTTTGCCCTCGCTCAGAATCAGTCGGGTAGAGGCTACGTTGAGCGAGAGACGAAACAACGTGGTGAGCAGGAGCAGCCCGGGAAAGATGGCAAATTCGAGGGGTCGGGAAGCGTAGAAGGCGGTCAGCAGCACAGCCAGGCTGATGGTAATGTTGGTGGCCAGCAGCACGTCCAGTAGAAAGGGAGGGAGGGGCACCAGCATAACAAACAGAATGAGCACAATACTGCTGGCCAGCAGCGCTTCTGTGTTGAAGCGCCGCAGCAGGTTGCCAGGGGCTTTTGACGTAGCGGTTGCCGGGACAGCTTCGGCCATCGGGGTACTTCAGGCAGTTTTAGCGCGGAGTGGCACCTGGAGGCTGCTGGCCGCGCTGGCGATAAATTTCAGCCAGGATGGTCGCAACGGCCAGGTAGAGCTCTTCCGGGATTTCGTGCTCTTCGGGTACGTTGTGGTACAGTGCCCTTGCCAGAGGCGGGTCTTCAACGACCGGAATGCCATGCTCTAGCGCAAGCGCTCGAATGCGCAGGGCGCGCTTGCGGATGCCTTTGGCCATCACGCGGGGGGCAGGAGCTTCAGAGGGATCATAGCGCAGCGCGACCGCATAATGCGTTGGGTTGGTGACCACCACATCGGAGCGCAGCACGGCATGGTCAAGCCGCCGCCGGCGGAGAAGCTCCCGGGCCTTTTTCAGCCGGCGGCTCTTAACCATGGGATCTCCTTCGGTCTCTCGATGCTCATCCTTTACCTCCTGCGCGGTCATCTTCAGATCCTGCCTGTACTTCCATTTTTCATAGGCAAAGTCGGCAATAGACAGCAGCAAGAGGGCGCCGAGCGTATAGGCTGCTAGCTGAAGCATCCATAGCCCGGTTGTCTGCAGAATGGTTTCGAGCGAGTGGGTATGCAGTTCAAGGATTTCTGACAGGTGCCGATAGATAACCAGAAAGGCTATGGGACCGACAATAACAATTTTCAGCAGGGCTTTAAGCACGTTGAACAGTCCGCGTGACGAAAACAGGCGGCGCAGGCCGCGCAGCGGACTGATGCGTTCGGGTTTGGGAATCAGCGGTTTGAGGGTGGGATGCCATCCGGTCTGCCACACGTTGACGCCGAAGGCGAGCACCAGGAGCAGGGCGAAGAAGGGAAGCAGCAGACGGCCCGTCACCATGAGCGCTTCCTGCAGAGCGCTGATGATGGAGGCGGCATTCAGGGCGTAGAAAGGAGCGCTCATCAGATGACGGGCTGTAAACTGACGCATGAGGCCGAAGGCATACGGCAGGCTCAGCGCCAGCGTAAGGAGGGCGCCCAGCAGGAGCAGGACAGCGCTCGTCTCCTGCGAGCGAAAGACATTTCCTTCTTCCCGCGCCTTCTGAATGCGGCGGGGCGTGGGATCGAACTGCTTCTGATCGCGATCCGGCATACGGCTTTTGCAGAGTGCTGTTCGTGTTTGCCGAAAAAGCGTGCCGGATAGCTAAATGAGAAGACAGGCAAAGCTCAAAGCGGGGTGAGCGGAAATCCTTTCCGTCAGGGAGGTAGGAGCGCGCCCAGCAGCCGCAGCAACTCATCGTCGATATTGCTGATCAGCGTGGCCATTAGCGGGAAAAAGGCCCGCATGTAGAACAGCGCCAGAGCCAGTCCGACAAGCAGCTTGAGCGGCAGGGCAATAGAGAACAGGTCGGCCTGAGGTACAATGCGGGCGAAGATACCGAGGGCCACGTCAATGAGTAAGATAGTAACCATGAAGGGGGCTGCCAGCCGAAGAGCGAGGATTAAGAAATCCCAGACCCATTGCACCAGGAGGGGGTGGCTGGCAGCTAAATGGGCGCCTGCAAGCGGAACAACGCGGAACGACTCGACCAGGGCGCGAAGCACTACGTGATGGCCGTCGAGCAACACAAAAACCATCAGCGCGGCCAGCGAGAGGAGGCGCCCCATTGGATTGGTAGCCTGTCCTTCCAGGGGATTGAAAACCTGGGCCATATGAAGGCCAACCTGGAAACCGATGAGGTCGCCGGCCATTTCGACAGCCCAGAAAACCATATGGGCTGCAAATCCCAGCAGAAGACCGGTCAGCGCTTCCAGTGCAACGGCCACGATGAATCCAAGGGCATGTTCTGCATGGGGAGGCAGCGGTCCGGGTACCAGTCCCGAAAGACTGTAGGCCAGGAGTACGGCCAGCAGCACGCGCACGCGTACTGGAATGGAAAGCTGGCCGAAGAACGGGGCTGCCAGCAGCACCCCACTGATCCGCACAAACACCAGCAACACGCGCAGCAGGTACTCCGGATTCAGCAGGGGCATACCCTCAGTGCGATACGTTCGGGATGAACTGCAACACCTGCACGGCAAAGTCGGTCAGCATCTGAAGCATCCATGGAGCCAGTAGCAGCAGCACGAGTCCTACAGCCAGAATTTTGGGAATATAGCTGAGCGTCATTTCTTGCACCGACGTAATGGCCTGCAGCAGGCTGACGATCAGGCCCACAATCAGGGCGATGCCTAGGAGGGGGCCTACCAGCAGGAGGGCAGTCTTGAGGGCTTCCTGGATCCAGTAGAGGGCAACTTCGCTGGTCATAGGCTCAGAGGGTTCAGGTTCCGAGATAACCGCGAACGACCGATTCGACAACGAGATACCAGCCGTCGGCCAGCACAAACAGGAGCAGCTTGAGGGGGAGCGAGATCATGACAGGCGGCAGCATCATCATTCCCATGCTCATTAGCACGCTGGCAACGATCAAGTCGACCAGCAGGAAGGGCAAAAAGATCATGAAGCCAATCTGGAAAGCAATGCGCAGTTCACTGATGACAAAGGCCGGGACCAGAATGTAGAAGGGGACGTCTTCGGGCCGATCAAAGACTTCGACGCGCGCCAGGTCCATGAACAGCATTAAGTCCTTTTCGCGCGTCTGACGGAGCATAAAAGTGCGCAGCGGTGCGGCAGCGCGTTCCAATGCTACTTGCTGGGTGATTTCGCCGTCCAGATAAGGGCGCAATGCTTCGTCATGAATCTGATCAAAGACGGGGTACATGATGAACAGCGTTAAAAAGAGGGCCAGTCCGATCAGTACCTGTGTGGGGGGAGACTGCTGGAGTCCGAGTGCGGTGCGCAGAATGCTAAAAATGACGACCAGTCGGGTGAAGCTGGTGGTCAGGATAATAATGGCGGGAGCCAGCGACAGAATGGTAAGCAGCAGCAGAAGCTGCAGGGGAAGCGCAAAGTCTTCGTTTTCGCCCAGTTGGATGCGGGGCAGGGGACCCAGCAGGGTATTCCCGCCTGAGTTGGAGGAAGCCGGGGGGGTGGTCTGCTGGGTTGGGGTTTGCTGAGCGCGTGCAGCGTCAGCAGCCGGACCCATCCCCAGCAACGTGATACACAGCACCAGGCCCCAGAACGACAGCTTACGACGCATGGTCAGTGGGTGAAGGTCGCGCGGAAAGGGTGGTGAGTAATTGGGTGAAGGTAGCCGCCGGGGACATTTCGGCAGACTCAACCTGTAGTTCTGGTGGTAGGGGCAGGCTTTTGAGCAGCGTGATCTGGTGGGTGGTGACTCCCAGGATCAGCAGTTCGTCGCCGCAGGCGACCAGGCGAATTTGCTGACCGGGCCCCAGTGATAGCTGGCCGAGGGGGCGCAGCAAGGCAGGGCCGGGCAACGTGCGGGTGCGCCGATGCAGATACAGCGCCACAAGGGCACCGGCAGCCAGTACGAGCAGGACCAGCAGGTAGCGCAGGCTCAGCAGAGAAGGAGCAGGATCCGACCGAGCGAGCGGCACGCGCGCAGAATCGGCGGCAGGGGCTGAGGAGGCTGGTGATATGGAGGAAGGAGCGGCAGCCCATTGGAGGGCCAGCCAGAGCAATAGAAGTCCCCCGCCCAGCAGAAGCAGGCGGCGGGCTACAGACCCGTAGCAAACGGCACGCAGTCGGAAGGCCATGGCACGGTGTGGATGGGGGCGTGTTGCACTACCCCTGGCGGCCAGCGAACACCGTGCCAGTGCTCAGAACAGCGTTTTCTCCCGTTGTCGATTACCGGTTACCAGACTGGTGATCCGCACGCCAAATTGCTCGTCGATTACAACGGCTTCACCTTCAGCAATCAGCCGGCCGTTGGCATAAATTTCCAGGGGTTCACCGACCAGTTTTTCCAGCTCGATAATACTGCCCGTCGTCAGGCGAAGCACATCGGCCAGCGGAAGACGACGTCGTCCCAGTTCTACAACCACTTCCAGCTCGACGTCAGCCAGCAGTTCCAGATTGCCTTTAACACCTCCATCCCCGATGCGCTCTGGTCCAAGCTCACTGAAGGCAGCAGGGCGCACTTCGACCGGCGACTGCGCTGCGGCTTCTGTGGAAGACGAGGCAGAAGGATCGGCCGGGCTGTCCTGCTGTTGCGCAGCCTCTGGGGGTAGCAGGATAAAGCCCTCGTGTTGCGTGTCGCCCACCTGAAGGGTAAAAGGAAGGTGCAGCAGCGAGGCAGGCAGCTCGACTGGTGGCTGCGCGGCGCCTGCGTCAGGCTGCTGTACTACGAACGTTACTTCGGGAAGCCGTAAGCCCTGGGCGGCCAGTGCGTTGCGCAGCGCCCCATAGCCCTGAGCAGCTACCTCGCTCAGCAAGTCGGTTGTCCCTTCATCTCCGGGATTGAGCGTTTCGCCCAGCATGGCCTGGGAGAGCATCGGGATCCAGTCTGGAGCCAGCCCGATGGCAAACGGTTCGCTGCTGGCCCAGATCAGCACCCGATCGCTGGCCAGTTCGTTCAGTTGGTCGCGCTGGACCGAGGCGAGCGTTCCCGGTTGAAGGGAGACTTCCTGGTTCAGCAGCGTCTGCAGAAACTGTTGCAGCGCCTCCTGCGAGGCTTCAAGCTGCGGAAGCGTTGGATTCGAGCTCATCTTCGTCAACGGGTAATTCCGGAGGGACGACTTCCAGAATACGCAGGGCGCGGTGTTTTCCGGATCGACCGGGAATAGCCTTGAACTTTTCGTGCTGCCCGATATACACCTGGATGGGCTGGTTCACCCGGCGCTCCAGCACAATGACATCGCCCACTTCCAGGGTCATCAGCTCGCTGAGCGGAATGCGGGTGCGTCCAATTTCAGCGCGCAGCTCGACTTCAATTTTCTTTAGCTGCTCTTCGTAGCGCTGGCGGATAGCTGGAGGAACTTCGGTGGTAGAGCTGGAGCGCCATTGTTTCATGGCGCTATGCCCCAGCATCCGCTCCAGCAGGATGTAAGGATAGCAGATGTTGATGAAGGAACGTTGCTCGTAGATCGCGACTTCGAAGGTGGCTACCAGGGCTGGTTCGACGCCGGGCAAGATTTGCACAAACTCAGCGTTTGATTCAAAACCGGATTCTTTCAGGTGAATTTCGTGAATTTGCAGCCAGGCTTTTTCTAATTCCCGAAAGGCCCGCATCATGACTTTGTCCATGATGCGGCGCTCAATCTGAGAGAGCTCGCGTGGCTTTCGCAGAAAGACCCCCGGCCCCCCGAAAAGCTTTTCGACGGTGTAGATAGCCAGGCGGGGGTCCATTTCAAAGACAATTTTCTGGTGCAGTGGCTGCACATCGACGACATACAGCGCCGATGGAGGAGCGCTGGACATCACAAATTCGGAGTACAGGACCTGGTCGATAGCCGACAGAGTGATGTCAACCAGGGTGCGGAGCTGGGCCGAGAGGTAGACAGAAAGGTCACGTGCAAAGGCTTCATGCACGTAGTGCAGGACGCGCATCTGGTCCTGCGAAAACAGCCGAGGCCGCTTAAAGTTGTAGGGGAGAATTTTCTTCTCCGCCTCGGCCGTCATCATCGACTCG encodes the following:
- a CDS encoding peptidyl-prolyl cis-trans isomerase, yielding MNKLRENTGVILWILVISFGIIWVLQDSGAFDVVGRTGDTIAEVNGDPISYQEYVRAIEAQMQAYQQQTGESPTPQMSDLIREQVFNALVEDRLRQQAMERLGITVTDDEVVQMVLGDNPHPIIKAYFGDENGNVNRALLQNFIDNPAAREDWIRLEEFLRAERARQKLEQLLLATVRVSDQEVEETYRRRTLRADARYVALRYAEVPDDSVSVTESDLRRYYNQHREDFKRNRTYRVAYVTLPKNPTAEDTLQVLEELTHLKERFAQAENDSLFLARYASERPFTDAFFRRDELDPALGDVIFDDPQPGKVVGPVIAGGLAHLIKIRAVRPASETVIRARHILIRAPEDDPEARRQARQEALALKRQLEQGADFATLAREHSDDPGSARRGGDLGWFGRGRMVEPFEKAAFSAPIGRVVGPVATRFGYHLIEVTGRSNLEVQIADLAMRLTPSLATLNRIQERMEDLAYFAEDSGDFEGEAQRMGLQVQEMRIEEGQQFLPGIGQSRAILNFLADADEGDISQVIELDDRFIVLQLVEVTPEGYRSFEEVRNEIRPRVLLEKKKEVQVARLRQALQQHGFEGLAEALGTTVQTVTQLSYNQTLIPGLGREPRFIGTVFGLQEGETSDVVAGENAAFVVQLTRLYEPPPLSAQMREQIRQQLLSQRRQQVLAQWLAALREQADIKDYRRRFEL
- a CDS encoding sigma-70 family RNA polymerase sigma factor, producing the protein MGYDLQRLVEQYAADPSPANREAVVLAAVPLVRSLVGRLSVPDHPLVTREDLENVGLMGLLQALDSYDPQRGTPFVSYAYGRIRGALVDYLRSIDALPRERRRKLAELQQAIDTLRQTLGGEPDDQDVADYLGISLQEYHTLLTDAQRRFALSLQDTIGEDGDQSVLETIPNEDAEKQFEAIDRASLIEYISKLIQRLPEREQNILALYYYENLTLREIAQLLGLTEARISQILGKTLLTLRTELQRARSRVA
- a CDS encoding MinD/ParA family ATP-binding protein yields the protein MKRRSTVVAIVSGKGGVGKSITAVNLAETLAVLGERVALIDADFGQGACGILLNETPPASALDLARGRVELDEVLHPTRSGFTLVQAVAEPGQADGHHEALYQTLDWLLKELQHSHTFVLIDAPAGTEGPVRWALDRAHLGLLIIVGEPTAIADAYRLCKLLWQRAPHYPLGCLVNFADTEAEARSVAGRFAQLTQHFLHHQPMYLGWVPFSAQVRQSVHRQQPAVQTPGPVRNAFQRLAEALVRGAIAQPASCHAS
- a CDS encoding flagellar biosynthesis protein FlhF is translated as MKLHTLTAPSIQAALLEARRRFGDDVVLLESVPAQGDQPARITIMVDEPQQPERLPFGYAGAQQLARKTAHAAVHSSATAASDTTVLTTEQGNGSTPPVRTGPTSASRRGQLFPTAPAKSSPAPPTIPAHLTDQIERLHRRLARLEQQLGGALVGASHRWLGHPLASELLRQGLRPSTVIRLFDRLVAQGFDPEQPDEQLRWALAREMRRQLAPTAPRPLQGTQVVIGPAGAGKTTLLLKLARHASFFGRRTTAVLVLLPEEADSQPYLSPVELYRRFELPVQTVATPREMTAALRRVQSFDQILIDTPPLPLQEAPARRLLLHLRQLLGAVLPLQVLFCLNATCNLEDIPPQWVRRLPLAPDALVLTHLDEVRRPGRLYDWLVALACPVVCVSRGVRVPDSLEGFSPAAFIEYLLRL
- the flhA gene encoding flagellar biosynthesis protein FlhA, which produces MAEAVPATATSKAPGNLLRRFNTEALLASSIVLILFVMLVPLPPFLLDVLLATNITISLAVLLTAFYASRPLEFAIFPGLLLLTTLFRLSLNVASTRLILSEGKAGALISAFGQFVVAGNYVVGAIIFIVLVIINFVVITKGSGRIAEVAARFTLDALPGKQMAIDADLNAGLIDEDEARRRREEIAREADFYGAMDGASKFVRGDAIAGLVITAVNIIGGFLIGVFQHGMSAAEAAQNFVLLSIGDGLVSQIPALLISTAAGIIVSRASGEANLAEEFKGQLFGRSYPLLITGSFLALLGLVPGLPLVPFWLLAGTTLLLGYQRRQFERRAQEKPAQPEPSEPSPQPSEDPSQLLMVDPLELEIGYGLIPLVDPNQHGDLLDRIKVLRQQLALELGIVIPPVRIRDNMALGANRYVIKIRGNPVAEGEVLPGYYLALLPEGLEETPPGLRTKDPTFGLPALWVAERNLPDAERMGLTVVEAPAVITTHLLEVLRKHAHQLLDRQEVKKLLDKVKETHPALIEELTPNLLSIGAIQKVLKRLLRERIPIRDLVSILEALADHAPNTKNIDVLTEYVRHALAPTITRQFMSSDGAIYAFVLDPVLERHLLQQAEAGELHPSTLGLEPQQSERFLKEAERLTKRLLSEGHPPVLLTSPVLRPVLYNFLAPSIPDLNVLSYNDLLPDARVEVVDQLRLP
- a CDS encoding EscU/YscU/HrcU family type III secretion system export apparatus switch protein yields the protein MPDRDQKQFDPTPRRIQKAREEGNVFRSQETSAVLLLLGALLTLALSLPYAFGLMRQFTARHLMSAPFYALNAASIISALQEALMVTGRLLLPFFALLLVLAFGVNVWQTGWHPTLKPLIPKPERISPLRGLRRLFSSRGLFNVLKALLKIVIVGPIAFLVIYRHLSEILELHTHSLETILQTTGLWMLQLAAYTLGALLLLSIADFAYEKWKYRQDLKMTAQEVKDEHRETEGDPMVKSRRLKKARELLRRRRLDHAVLRSDVVVTNPTHYAVALRYDPSEAPAPRVMAKGIRKRALRIRALALEHGIPVVEDPPLARALYHNVPEEHEIPEELYLAVATILAEIYRQRGQQPPGATPR
- the fliR gene encoding flagellar biosynthetic protein FliR: MPLLNPEYLLRVLLVFVRISGVLLAAPFFGQLSIPVRVRVLLAVLLAYSLSGLVPGPLPPHAEHALGFIVAVALEALTGLLLGFAAHMVFWAVEMAGDLIGFQVGLHMAQVFNPLEGQATNPMGRLLSLAALMVFVLLDGHHVVLRALVESFRVVPLAGAHLAASHPLLVQWVWDFLILALRLAAPFMVTILLIDVALGIFARIVPQADLFSIALPLKLLVGLALALFYMRAFFPLMATLISNIDDELLRLLGALLPP